ATTCGCACGCTGATCCTGACCTTCTTCTATCGGCAGATGCCGGAGTTGATCGATCGCGGCCATGTGTTCATCGCTCAGGCGCCGCTCTACAAAGTGACCAAGGCCAAATCGACGCAATATTTGAAGGACGAGCGCGCGCTCGAGGATTATCTGATCGACTCGCTGCTGGAGGGCGCAGTGCTCCGCTGCGGCAATGGCGAGGAGCGCGCCGGCAAGGATCTGCGCCAGGCGCTCGAGGATGCGCGCGCCTTCCGGCAGATCATGACCAGCCTGCATTCGCGCTACGACCGCAATGTGGTGGAGCAGACGACCATGGCCGGCGCCTTGCAGCCGCCGCAGGACGAGGCGCAGGCCGATGCGAAGGCGGCCGAGGTGGCGAACCGCCTCAATGCGATCGCAGAGGAGACCGAGCGTGGCTGGACCGGCGAATTGCGCGAGGGCGGCTATGTCTTCCACCGCACTTTGCGCGGCGTCGCTCAGGCGGTGACGCTGGACGCCGCGCTGCTCGCCTCGAGCGAAGCGCGCAAGCTGCAGGAGCGCGCCGAGACCTTGCGCGAGATTTTCTCCGGCCCGGCGGCGCTGGCGCGGCGGGGCGACGAGACGCCGCTCTCCGGCCCGCTCGCGCTCTATGACGCAATGGCCGCGCAGGGCCGCAAGGGCCTCGCGATCCAGCGCTACAAGGGCCTCGGCGAGATGAACGCCGAGCAATTGTGGGAGACGACGCTCGACCGCGAGGTGCGTTCGCTGTTGCAGGTGAAGGTGAAGGAGGCCGCCGAGGCCGAGGATATTTTCGTGAAGCTGATGGGCGATGTCGTCGAGCCGCGCCGCGAGTTCATCCAGGAGAATGCGCTCAACGTCGCCAATCTGGACGTGTGATGACCGAGAGTCCCTGCGTCAAAATCTGTCGGATCGACCAGCAGACCGGCTTCTGCATCGGTTGTGCGCGGACGATAGCGGAGATAGCCGGCTGGGGCGCCGCCTCCGAGGGAGAGCGTAAGCGCATCCTCGCCGCCCTCCCCGCGCGGCGCGCGCGCCTGCCGCGCCCGCAGGAAGAACGTCAGGCCTCGCCGCCCTCGTCGTGAGCGAAGACCGCGGCCCGGCGAACGCCGACGCGCTGGCCCGCGATCTCCACGCAGCCAGCGAAACGACTTTGGGCGCGACCGTCTGGCGGCCACGCCCCCGCAAGGCTGAGCCGCCGCCGGCGATGGATGATCGGATCGAGCTCGCCGTCGTCGGCGCGCATCTTACGGGCATGCCGCTCAACGATGAGCTGCGCTCGCTCGGCGCGCGCTTTTTGCGTGCAGCGCGCACGACCAGCGGCTATCGGCTCTTCGCGCTCGTCGGACAGACGCCGCCCAAGCCCGGCCTGCTGCGCGACGAGACCGGACGCGGCGAGGTGGAGGTCGAAGTCTGATCACTGGATCGCGCGAATTTCGGCGCCTTTGTGGCCGCCGTTCCGCCGCCGCTCTGCATCGGCGCGCTTCGCCTCGCCGACGGCTCGTCGCCCAAGGGTTTTCTCGTCGAGCCGGCGGCCCTCGCCGGCGCGGAAGACATCACGAATTTCGGCGGTTGGCGCGCCTTTGTCGCGCAGGACGGCGGCCGCGTGTGAGCCAGCGCACACCACGATAGCGCGGCCGACTTGCCAAGCTCGGAGGGTTCATCCTATAGCTCGTCCAGTCGTTGGCGGAAGGCCGCAGGGACGGGACCTGCGCTATAGAAGCGCTCGATCTATTAGAGAAAATTCTGATAAACGGCTTCCCTCTCATGATCTGCCCCCGCCGAATCATCCCTCGACCGAAAGGCGAGACATGACAAAAATTCTGCCTGTCATTATGTGCGGCGGGGCGGGCACGCGCGTATGGCCCGAATCGCGGGAGTCGCTCCCGAAACAATTTATCCCGCTCATCGGCGAGAAATCGACCTTTCAGACGACCATCGAGACGCTGTCGGACGAAGCCTTCGACAAGCCGGTCATCATCTCCAACGCCGATTATCGCTTCCTGGTCACCGATCAGCTGCGTGAGATCGGCGCCTGCGCCGATATCGTCCTCGAGCCCACGCGGCGTGATTCCGCCGCCGCCGTCGCCGTCGCCGCAGGTCTCGCCGCCCGGCGCTCGCCGCAGACGATCGTCGTCGTGCTGGCCGCCGACCATGTCGTGCGCGACAGACAAGGCCTCGTCGAGCTCTGCAAAAAGGCGGCGGCCGCCGCGGCCGAGGGCCATATCGTCACGCTCGGCGTCAAGCCCGACAGTCCGGCGACCGGCTATGGCTATCTGCGACCGGGCGAACGGCTTTTCGGCGAGGTCTCCAAGCTCGAGGCCTTCGTCGAAAAACCCGATCGCGACACGGCGCAGCGCTATATCGACGCCGGCTATCTGTGGAACAGCGGCAATTTCATCTTCCGCGCCGATGTGATGCAGGAGGAGATCGCGCAATTCGAGCCGGCGATCTTCGAGGCGGCCGAAAAAGCGATCGACGCCGGGCGCCGCGATCTGGATTTTCTGGTGCTGGACGCCGAAGCTTTCGCGCGCGCGCCCAAGACCTCCATCGATTACGCGGTGATGGAGAAGACGCGCCGAGCCGCGGTGATCGAGGCGGACATCGGCTGGTCGGACGTCGGCAATTGGCGCGCCGTTTGGGAGCTGACCGAGCGCGACACGGCCGGCAATTCGGTGCGCGGCAATGGCGTGATCCGCGACTCGCGCAATGTGCATGTGCGCTCGGACGACACTCTGACGACGGTCGTCGGCGTCGACGACGTCATTGTGGTGACGACGCAGGATGCGGTGCTGGTGCTCGGCCATGAGCATGGCGACAATGTCAAGCAGCTCGTCGATCAATTGAAGCGCGAGAACCGCCGCGAGGCGGGCGAGCACAAGCGCATCTTCCGTCCCTGGGGCTATTATCAGTCGGTGGATTCCGGCGATCGGCATCAGGTGAAACGCATCGTCGTGAAGCCTGGCGCGCGTCTGTCGCTGCAGAAGCATTTTCATCGCGCCGAGCATTGGATCGTCGTCAAGGGAACGGCGGAGGTCGGCCGCGATCAGGAGACGCTGCTCGTTCACGAGAACGAATCGATCTATCTGCCGATCGGCTGCATTCATCGCCTGAGCAATCCCGGCAGAATCGACCTCGAGCTCATCGAGGTGCAGACCGGCTCCTATCTCGGCGAGGACGATATCGTGCGTCTCGCCGATTTGTATAGCCGCGCCTAGAGGGCCTATAGAGGCCCGTTCGAACGAATTTTTTACGCCGCGAGAGCGGATTACAAATAAAGAGGGGTGCATGACGAAACGCGCGCTGTTGACGGGCATTACCGGGCAGGACGGAGCCTATCTCGCACAACTACTGCTCGGCAAAGGTTATGAGGTCTATGGCGTGATCCGGCGCTCCTCGCATCGGGGCGTCG
This genomic window from Methylosinus sp. H3A contains:
- a CDS encoding mannose-1-phosphate guanylyltransferase/mannose-6-phosphate isomerase → MTKILPVIMCGGAGTRVWPESRESLPKQFIPLIGEKSTFQTTIETLSDEAFDKPVIISNADYRFLVTDQLREIGACADIVLEPTRRDSAAAVAVAAGLAARRSPQTIVVVLAADHVVRDRQGLVELCKKAAAAAAEGHIVTLGVKPDSPATGYGYLRPGERLFGEVSKLEAFVEKPDRDTAQRYIDAGYLWNSGNFIFRADVMQEEIAQFEPAIFEAAEKAIDAGRRDLDFLVLDAEAFARAPKTSIDYAVMEKTRRAAVIEADIGWSDVGNWRAVWELTERDTAGNSVRGNGVIRDSRNVHVRSDDTLTTVVGVDDVIVVTTQDAVLVLGHEHGDNVKQLVDQLKRENRREAGEHKRIFRPWGYYQSVDSGDRHQVKRIVVKPGARLSLQKHFHRAEHWIVVKGTAEVGRDQETLLVHENESIYLPIGCIHRLSNPGRIDLELIEVQTGSYLGEDDIVRLADLYSRA
- a CDS encoding DUF1289 domain-containing protein; its protein translation is MTESPCVKICRIDQQTGFCIGCARTIAEIAGWGAASEGERKRILAALPARRARLPRPQEERQASPPSS